Proteins co-encoded in one Brassica rapa cultivar Chiifu-401-42 chromosome A02, CAAS_Brap_v3.01, whole genome shotgun sequence genomic window:
- the LOC117132166 gene encoding cyclin-D4-1-like — MELLVVNRLEGRLRAITPCSYISYFLRKMSKSDQEPSNTFISISLQVIASKAKGIDFLEFRPSEVAAAVALYVSGELHTVQFDNSSFSPLFSPLQKERVKKIGGMIESGGSGLCSQTPSGVFEVSASCFSIKTHASSY, encoded by the exons ATGGAACTTTTGGTGGTGAACAGATTGGAAGGGAGATTGAGAGCCATAACTCCTTGCTCATACATAAGTTATTTCCTGAGGAAGATGAGTAAAAGTGATCAAGAACCATCCAACACATTCATATCCATATCACTACAAGTGATAGCCAGCAAAGCCAAAG GTATTGACTTTTTGGAGTTTAGACCTTCTGAAGTTGCTGCTGCAGTGGCACTTTATGTTTCTGGAGAACTGCACACAGTACAGTTTGACAACTCTTCCTTCTCTCCTCTTTTCTCACCACTTCAGAAG GAGAGAGTTAAGAAGATTGGGGGAATGATAGAGAGTGGTGGCTCAGGCTTATGTTCACAAACACCCAGTGGGGTTTTTGAAGTATCAGCTTCTTGTTTCAGCATTAAGACTCATGCTTCTTCTTATTAA
- the LOC103855301 gene encoding cyclin-D4-1-like, which yields MAENLELGLLCTETINVGDDDMIFGREVSNFQMGFPLESEEIIREMMETEKQHLPSDDYIRRLRSGDMDFNARRRKALNWIFKACEVHQFGPLCMCLSVNYFDRFLSVHDLPYDKAWTMQLLAVACLSLAAKLEETSVPRLLIDLQVRSLYHKKDR from the exons ATGGCGGAAAATCTAGAACTGGGTCTTTTATGTACAGAAACCATCAACGTTGGTGATGATGACATGATTTTTGGTCGTGAAGTTTCGAATTTTCAGATGGGTTTTCCATTAGAGAGCGAAGAGATTATCAGAGAGATGATGGAGACGGAGAAGCAGCATTTGCCAAGTGATGATTACATCAGGAGACTCAGAAGTGGAGATATGGATTTCAATGCCAGAAGAAGAAAAGCCCTTAACTGGATTTTTaag GCTTGTGAGGTGCACCAGTTTGGACCATTGTGTATGTGCTTATCAGTTAACTACTTTGATCGATTCTTGTCGGTTCATGACCTCCCT TATGACAAAGCTTGGACAATGCAGTTGTTGGCTGTGGCTTGTTTATCATTGGCAGCCAAACTTGAAGAAACTTCTGTCCCAAGGTTATTGATTGATCTTCAGGTACGATCACTCTATCACAAAAAAGATCGGTAA